In a genomic window of Spiroplasma melliferum:
- a CDS encoding putative sodium-dependent transporter: MKKKKHVSKFGFIVSTLGAAIGLGNVWGFPTLLKQNGGLAFFVLYILAIITCGIPLLILEFNIGNMRRKSLINIFDEENPKASRFIGWFESAFMFIVANYYTVLIGYVLISLILNFTSSINTPLWFDNNILNPGGIGVTGNANFQWLAYLAFIAIVIIAGTIVMFRAKGIEKANVIFIPVLFVILLVLAIYVLTIPGALQGLGTVLMPTEKTLSSFGNLQVWSDAFGLGVFTVCVGSGFMMLFAGAAPKTQDNTNKAYILSFGVLAISLLTLIMVFGSAGILVHEQNPGLITIDDYTNAIDEAFPKDGGSSFIFNVFPQTFNVINKQTFVGFGNFLGILFFTALLFAGLSSIIAMIEVVINGIFSNYKVKEKYVIIILMILMATIGLVLMFKDTNQLLYSFQALAGSVNMLVMALVEIILFVHIYKKLPIMIAYNNAHSWIKIGKTYKFAISYLTPLLLAVNSVFMFYAFISSGLSKPWWLSVLAVLLGIIIPLGCSVLSVTVLKKYQIKPVPIGIWQEGLEN; encoded by the coding sequence ATGAAAAAAAAGAAGCATGTTAGCAAGTTTGGTTTTATTGTCTCCACATTGGGTGCAGCAATTGGACTTGGTAATGTATGGGGGTTCCCCACCTTATTAAAACAAAATGGAGGTTTAGCCTTTTTTGTTTTATATATTTTGGCAATTATTACTTGTGGGATTCCGTTATTAATTTTGGAATTCAACATTGGTAATATGCGTCGTAAATCGTTAATTAATATTTTTGATGAAGAAAACCCCAAAGCAAGTAGATTTATCGGTTGGTTTGAATCAGCTTTTATGTTTATTGTCGCTAACTACTATACTGTATTAATTGGTTATGTTTTAATTTCATTAATACTAAATTTTACATCGTCAATTAATACACCGTTATGGTTTGATAATAATATTTTAAATCCTGGTGGAATTGGTGTGACCGGTAATGCTAATTTTCAATGATTAGCATACTTAGCCTTTATTGCGATTGTTATTATTGCTGGGACAATTGTGATGTTTCGAGCAAAAGGAATTGAAAAAGCGAATGTTATTTTTATTCCAGTCTTATTTGTTATTTTATTAGTTTTAGCAATTTATGTTTTAACAATTCCAGGAGCATTACAAGGACTAGGAACAGTTTTAATGCCAACGGAAAAAACTTTAAGTTCCTTTGGCAACTTGCAAGTATGAAGTGATGCCTTTGGATTAGGTGTGTTTACTGTTTGCGTCGGATCAGGATTTATGATGTTATTTGCTGGTGCAGCGCCAAAAACACAGGATAATACGAATAAAGCATATATTTTATCATTTGGAGTTTTAGCAATTTCGCTTTTAACATTAATTATGGTTTTTGGTTCAGCAGGAATTTTAGTTCATGAACAAAATCCGGGATTAATTACGATTGATGATTATACCAACGCAATTGATGAAGCTTTTCCAAAGGATGGTGGTTCTAGTTTTATTTTTAATGTCTTTCCACAAACTTTTAATGTTATTAATAAACAAACCTTTGTTGGTTTTGGAAACTTTTTAGGAATTTTATTTTTTACAGCACTATTATTTGCTGGATTAAGTAGTATTATTGCAATGATTGAAGTTGTTATAAATGGAATTTTTTCAAATTACAAGGTAAAGGAAAAGTATGTCATTATTATTTTAATGATATTAATGGCAACAATTGGTTTAGTATTGATGTTTAAAGATACTAATCAGTTACTTTACTCATTCCAAGCTTTAGCTGGTAGTGTTAACATGCTGGTGATGGCTTTAGTTGAAATTATTTTATTTGTTCATATTTACAAAAAGTTACCAATAATGATTGCATATAATAATGCACACTCATGAATTAAAATTGGTAAAACATATAAATTTGCTATTTCGTATTTAACACCATTATTATTAGCAGTTAATAGTGTCTTTATGTTTTATGCCTTTATTAGTTCGGGGCTATCAAAACCTTGATGATTATCAGTATTAGCAGTCTTATTAGGAATTATTATTCCGTTAGGATGTAGTGTTTTGTCGGTTACTGTTTTAAAAAAATATCAAATTAAACCAGTACCAATTGGAATATGACAAGAAGGATTGGAGAACTAA
- a CDS encoding valyl-tRNA synthetase has protein sequence MGKELTKKYDHILVETGKYQFWKKKGYFTADVKSKQPSFSIVIPPPNVTGKLHLGHAWDTTLQDLIIRYKKLLGFDTLYLPGMDHAGIATQAKVEERLRVTKNILRHDLGREKFIEQVWAWKEEYAEIIREQWAKLGLALDYSREQFTLNNNLSVAVQKVFIDLYQKGLIYRGKRIISWDPVQKTALSNIEVIYQEQQGKMYYFKYFLENSTSEFLTIATTRPETMFADQCVVVNPNDNRYRKYWNKKVVNPANGELLPIICDDYVEQDFGTGAMKCTPAHDANDFEIALRHQLAMPICMNLDGTMNELAGKYHNQDRFTARQNLVHDLNQQKLIVEIKDYSHQVGFSERSGAIVEPYLSDQWFVKMEYFAEKIIKFQSSTNKIQFYPSRFNITLINWMKNVQDWCISRQLWWGHQIPAWYHKDDSTKIHVGLTPPDNSKNWIQDADVLDTWFSSALWPMTSLGWNWDKTLFQRYFPTNVLVTGYDIIFFWVSRMMFESLEFTKEKPFNDVLIHGLIRDEEGRKMSKSLGNGIDPMDVIKEYGADTLRYFLVTNSAPGQDLRFSLEKVNSAWNFINKLWNAARYVEMNLANNFKPLVNFEIEIKNLLLNHQENAIDQWILSELAKTITKVQTNMEKYEFVLVGKDLYDFVWNKFCSWYIELTKVNLQSNNATIKMVSTQTLFYVLKQILIMLHPFIPFVTEEIYQKLNLKESIMLEVYPKINFNYNVDYLNLVTEIVAAIRELRSNYQIKKEHIIEIWFDQASSKNNITTNVISLINEFILKMVNSKIMGVLHQKDQNQKYATIPLTNVILEVGLNDIVDETIEHQKINAELTRLEQELKRSKNILNNPNFLAKANAEKIKLEEEKYAQYLEQYQQLKGKITNDNSNN, from the coding sequence ATGGGAAAAGAATTAACAAAGAAATATGATCATATCTTGGTCGAAACAGGAAAATATCAATTTTGGAAGAAAAAAGGTTATTTTACCGCGGATGTTAAAAGTAAACAACCAAGTTTTAGTATTGTTATTCCACCCCCAAATGTGACAGGGAAATTGCATTTAGGTCATGCATGAGATACAACATTGCAAGACTTGATTATTCGTTATAAAAAATTACTAGGATTTGATACTTTATATTTACCAGGAATGGATCATGCGGGAATTGCTACCCAGGCAAAAGTAGAAGAACGTTTGCGTGTAACAAAAAATATTTTACGACATGATTTAGGACGAGAAAAGTTTATTGAACAAGTTTGAGCATGAAAGGAAGAATATGCTGAAATTATTCGTGAGCAATGAGCTAAATTAGGTTTAGCATTAGATTATTCACGCGAACAATTTACGTTAAATAATAATTTATCAGTGGCAGTGCAAAAAGTTTTTATTGATTTATACCAAAAAGGATTAATTTATCGTGGTAAACGAATTATTTCATGAGATCCCGTGCAAAAAACCGCTTTATCAAATATTGAAGTTATTTATCAAGAACAACAAGGTAAAATGTATTACTTTAAATATTTTTTAGAGAATAGCACAAGTGAGTTTTTGACCATTGCAACAACGCGTCCAGAAACAATGTTTGCTGATCAATGTGTTGTTGTTAATCCAAATGATAATCGTTATCGCAAATATTGAAATAAAAAGGTAGTAAATCCCGCAAACGGTGAATTACTTCCTATTATTTGTGATGATTATGTTGAACAAGATTTTGGAACGGGAGCAATGAAATGTACACCAGCACATGATGCTAATGATTTTGAAATTGCTTTGCGTCATCAGTTAGCGATGCCAATTTGTATGAACTTAGATGGAACAATGAACGAATTAGCTGGGAAATATCATAACCAAGATCGTTTTACTGCTCGTCAAAATTTAGTGCATGATTTAAATCAACAAAAGTTAATTGTTGAAATTAAAGATTATTCTCACCAAGTTGGTTTTTCAGAACGAAGTGGTGCTATTGTTGAACCATATTTGTCAGACCAATGATTTGTTAAAATGGAATATTTTGCTGAAAAAATTATTAAATTTCAATCATCAACAAATAAAATTCAATTTTATCCATCTCGCTTTAATATAACATTAATTAATTGAATGAAAAATGTTCAAGATTGATGTATTTCACGGCAACTATGATGGGGACATCAAATTCCAGCATGATATCATAAAGATGATTCAACAAAAATTCATGTCGGTTTAACTCCACCAGATAATAGTAAAAATTGAATTCAAGATGCAGATGTTTTAGATACTTGATTTTCATCAGCATTATGGCCAATGACAAGTTTAGGATGAAATTGAGATAAAACATTATTTCAACGCTATTTTCCAACTAATGTTTTGGTAACTGGTTATGATATTATTTTCTTTTGAGTTTCAAGAATGATGTTTGAATCATTAGAATTTACGAAGGAAAAACCATTTAATGATGTTTTAATTCATGGTTTAATTCGGGATGAAGAAGGGCGAAAAATGAGTAAGTCATTAGGGAATGGGATTGACCCGATGGATGTTATTAAAGAATATGGTGCAGATACATTACGTTATTTTTTAGTTACAAATAGTGCCCCAGGACAAGATTTACGTTTTTCGTTAGAAAAAGTTAATAGTGCTTGAAATTTTATTAATAAGTTATGAAATGCTGCTCGTTATGTTGAAATGAATTTAGCAAATAATTTTAAACCATTGGTTAATTTTGAAATAGAAATTAAAAACTTATTATTAAACCATCAAGAAAATGCTATTGACCAATGAATTTTATCAGAATTAGCAAAAACAATTACTAAAGTACAAACTAATATGGAAAAATATGAATTTGTTTTAGTTGGAAAAGATTTGTATGATTTTGTATGAAATAAGTTTTGCTCATGATATATTGAATTAACAAAAGTTAATTTGCAAAGTAATAATGCAACAATTAAAATGGTATCAACTCAAACATTGTTTTATGTTTTAAAACAAATTTTAATTATGTTACATCCATTTATTCCATTTGTAACGGAAGAAATTTATCAAAAATTAAATTTAAAAGAATCAATTATGTTAGAAGTTTATCCAAAAATTAATTTTAATTATAATGTTGATTATTTAAATTTAGTAACGGAAATTGTTGCTGCAATCCGCGAATTGCGAAGCAATTATCAAATTAAAAAAGAACATATTATTGAAATTTGATTTGATCAAGCAAGTAGTAAGAATAACATTACTACAAATGTTATTTCATTAATTAATGAATTTATTTTAAAAATGGTTAATAGTAAAATTATGGGTGTGCTTCACCAAAAAGATCAAAACCAAAAATATGCAACAATTCCATTAACGAATGTTATTTTAGAAGTTGGATTGAATGATATTGTTGATGAAACAATTGAGCACCAAAAAATCAATGCGGAATTAACTCGCCTAGAACAAGAACTAAAACGAAGCAAAAACATTTTAAATAATCCAAATTTTTTAGCAAAGGCAAATGCTGAAAAGATTAAACTTGAAGAAGAAAAATATGCCCAATATTTAGAACAATATCAACAATTAAAAGGAAAAATAACAAATGACAATTCCAACAATTAA
- a CDS encoding tRNA (uracil-5-)-methyltransferase Gid, translating to MTIPTINIIGAGLAGTEAAYQLARRGFKVNLYETKRLIKNPVQKQNSFAELVCSNSLRSESLTNGIGLLKQEMLAFDSLIIKAAYASRVPAGGALAVDRHQFSEYITTWLTNNSNVTLIDQEVTTIDDKAITLIASGPLTTSKFQTTIQALLGQEYFYFYDAAAPIITKDSIDFTKVYYKSRYDQGDSKDYINCPMSKDEFELWVQALITAETVALHDFEKEIYFEGCMPIEVMAKRGIKSLLFGSLKPVGLETSSGNRPYAVVQLRQDDAIDTLYNLVGFQTNLKFPEQQRLIRMIPGLANAQIVRYGVIHKNNFINSPILLNQFLQVKKHHNIFFAGQIIGVEGYVESAATGIISALNITRFLNKKSMLTFPPETMMGALVNYIVNASKTNFQPMKANFGIIPAFEQHFKSKNEKYLAYSDRALTILKHFIINNNLNMESIF from the coding sequence ATGACAATTCCAACAATTAACATTATTGGTGCTGGATTAGCGGGGACCGAGGCAGCTTATCAATTAGCGCGGAGAGGTTTTAAGGTTAACTTGTATGAAACTAAACGGTTAATAAAAAATCCAGTACAAAAACAAAATTCATTTGCGGAATTGGTTTGTTCAAATTCATTACGTAGTGAAAGTTTAACGAATGGTATCGGTTTATTAAAACAAGAAATGTTAGCATTTGATTCATTAATTATTAAAGCAGCGTATGCAAGTCGTGTTCCAGCTGGTGGAGCATTAGCAGTTGATCGTCATCAGTTTTCAGAATATATTACAACGTGATTAACAAATAATTCAAATGTGACTTTAATTGACCAAGAGGTAACAACTATTGATGATAAGGCAATTACATTGATTGCTTCTGGACCATTAACAACATCAAAATTTCAAACTACCATTCAAGCATTATTGGGTCAAGAATATTTTTATTTTTATGATGCAGCAGCGCCAATTATTACAAAAGATAGTATTGATTTTACTAAAGTATATTATAAATCACGTTATGATCAAGGCGATAGCAAAGATTATATTAATTGTCCAATGAGTAAGGATGAATTTGAATTATGAGTTCAAGCATTAATTACAGCAGAAACAGTGGCCTTACATGATTTTGAAAAAGAAATTTATTTTGAAGGGTGTATGCCAATTGAGGTAATGGCAAAACGGGGTATTAAGTCATTATTGTTTGGATCATTAAAGCCAGTTGGTCTAGAAACCTCAAGTGGTAACCGCCCATATGCTGTGGTGCAATTACGTCAAGATGATGCAATTGATACTTTATATAATTTAGTTGGTTTTCAAACTAATCTAAAGTTTCCTGAACAACAACGTCTTATTAGAATGATTCCAGGCTTAGCAAATGCCCAAATTGTTCGATATGGTGTTATTCATAAGAATAATTTTATTAATTCGCCAATTTTATTAAATCAATTTTTACAAGTAAAAAAACATCATAATATCTTTTTTGCTGGTCAAATTATTGGTGTTGAGGGATATGTTGAATCAGCGGCCACAGGAATTATTAGTGCATTAAATATTACAAGATTTTTAAATAAGAAATCAATGTTAACATTTCCACCTGAAACAATGATGGGAGCATTAGTGAATTATATTGTTAATGCTTCAAAAACTAATTTTCAACCGATGAAAGCAAATTTTGGAATTATCCCTGCCTTTGAACAACATTTTAAAAGCAAAAATGAAAAATATTTAGCATATAGTGATCGGGCATTAACAATATTAAAACATTTTATTATAAACAATAATTTAAATATGGAAAGTATCTTTTAA
- a CDS encoding NADP-dependent glyceraldehyde-3-phosphate dehydrogenase: MNLELNALINGELINNGDWLEIISPINNKPYGRVPALKEKEINEAFKGARHSQKAWAKLTLFERISYLQKWAKLLESHKTELAKIMAHEVGKSLKDGQIEVERSIEYIDYTIEEAKRVFPETLTGDGWNVKNKIGIFSRVPKGVVLAISPFNYPVNLSIAKIAPSLVVGNTVVFKPATNGSLTGLYMAKLAFEVGFPKGVFNVVTGRGRDIGDLLVLNPEINVISFTGSVAVGNHIRKLGHGKDLVLELGGKDPALVLKDADLAKAVKEIVAGAYAYSGQRCTAIKRVLVDETIAAELVQLLKIEVGKLEVGSPLDNKAIIPVIDLKAADFVQGLIDDALAKKATLVLGNQRKDNLLSATLIDHVTPEMRLAWEEPFGPVLPIIRCKNVEEMITLANKSNFKLQACIFTKDINAAFNIANELETGTVNINGRTQRGPDSFPFLGIHDSGQGVQGIRETINSVTRFKGLVINY, encoded by the coding sequence ATGAATTTGGAATTAAATGCATTAATTAATGGTGAATTAATCAATAATGGGGATTGATTAGAAATAATTTCACCAATTAATAATAAGCCATATGGTCGTGTTCCAGCTCTAAAAGAAAAAGAAATAAATGAAGCTTTTAAGGGGGCTCGACATTCACAAAAAGCATGAGCAAAATTAACTTTATTTGAACGAATTAGTTATTTGCAAAAATGAGCAAAATTATTAGAAAGTCATAAAACAGAACTTGCGAAAATTATGGCCCATGAAGTTGGAAAAAGTTTAAAAGATGGTCAAATTGAAGTTGAACGTAGTATTGAATATATTGATTATACGATTGAAGAAGCAAAACGAGTTTTTCCAGAAACATTAACTGGTGATGGTTGAAATGTTAAAAATAAAATAGGTATTTTTTCTCGTGTTCCTAAAGGTGTTGTTTTAGCAATTTCACCATTTAATTATCCCGTCAATTTAAGTATTGCAAAAATTGCACCAAGCTTAGTTGTTGGTAATACTGTTGTTTTTAAGCCAGCAACAAATGGTAGTTTAACCGGATTATATATGGCAAAGTTAGCTTTTGAAGTTGGTTTTCCAAAAGGTGTTTTTAATGTTGTAACTGGTCGTGGACGTGATATTGGAGATTTATTAGTTTTAAATCCTGAAATTAATGTTATTTCATTTACTGGGTCAGTTGCCGTTGGGAATCATATTCGCAAATTAGGGCATGGAAAAGACTTAGTATTAGAATTAGGGGGAAAAGATCCAGCTTTAGTATTAAAAGATGCTGATTTAGCAAAAGCGGTAAAAGAAATTGTTGCTGGTGCTTATGCTTATTCTGGGCAACGTTGTACAGCAATTAAGCGAGTATTAGTAGATGAAACAATTGCTGCTGAATTAGTACAATTGTTAAAAATAGAAGTTGGCAAGTTAGAAGTAGGTTCGCCATTAGATAATAAAGCAATTATTCCAGTAATTGATTTAAAAGCTGCAGATTTTGTGCAAGGTTTAATTGATGATGCTTTAGCAAAAAAAGCAACATTAGTACTTGGTAATCAACGAAAAGATAATTTACTTAGTGCAACTTTAATTGACCATGTTACGCCAGAAATGCGATTAGCATGAGAAGAACCATTTGGCCCAGTCTTACCAATTATTCGTTGCAAAAATGTTGAAGAAATGATTACCTTAGCAAATAAATCAAACTTTAAATTGCAGGCATGTATTTTTACAAAAGATATTAATGCAGCATTTAATATTGCTAATGAGTTAGAAACAGGAACGGTTAACATTAATGGTCGTACTCAACGGGGGCCTGATTCATTCCCATTTTTAGGAATTCATGATTCTGGACAGGGAGTGCAAGGGATTCGTGAAACAATTAATTCAGTTACTCGTTTTAAAGGATTAGTAATTAATTATTAA
- a CDS encoding putative alkyl hydroperoxide reductase has protein sequence MDLKQEKFLFTDGEEHFITDFQQEKGYIFYFFPKAATPGCTLETIAYNRYYQKFLTAGYNVIGISRDNLKKQTKFQNDNNVSFPMLCDIDSKLCEMFSVLKEKKMFNNVYFGIERSTFLLDNDFKIIQEWRKVKPVEHIKTVLLAVTETNL, from the coding sequence ATGGATTTAAAACAAGAGAAGTTTTTGTTTACAGATGGGGAAGAACATTTTATTACTGATTTTCAGCAAGAAAAGGGTTATATTTTTTATTTTTTTCCAAAAGCAGCAACACCAGGCTGTACTTTAGAAACAATTGCTTATAATCGTTATTATCAAAAGTTTTTAACTGCTGGTTATAATGTTATTGGTATTAGTCGTGATAATTTAAAAAAACAAACTAAGTTTCAAAATGATAATAATGTTAGTTTCCCCATGTTATGTGATATTGATTCTAAATTATGTGAGATGTTTAGTGTCTTAAAAGAAAAGAAAATGTTTAATAATGTTTATTTTGGAATTGAACGAAGTACCTTTTTGTTAGACAATGATTTTAAGATTATTCAAGAATGACGAAAAGTTAAACCAGTTGAGCATATTAAAACAGTGTTGTTAGCCGTAACAGAAACCAATTTATAA
- a CDS encoding ThiJ PfpI family protein: MKKILIVETNTNRYKNTNEATGLWLGESAEFVDELQKHGIKYDFVSPNGGLVPLDPRSMKYMDEAIWNVYEDKDFLQRGIQNTLKPNEIKPNEYSAIYYTGGHGVMWDFPDNSEIQAIARQIYMNNGYLVSVCHGIAGLLNLKDDQGNYIIAGKKITGFTTSEEILAGKKKQVPFLNQKIAKSRGAIWHKKRFYKDYALIDNNIITGQNPFSVRSVAKLLIRELNNANNLGK; encoded by the coding sequence ATGAAGAAAATTTTAATTGTAGAAACTAATACAAATAGATATAAAAATACCAATGAAGCTACTGGCTTGTGATTGGGTGAAAGCGCAGAATTTGTTGATGAATTACAAAAACATGGAATTAAATATGATTTTGTGAGTCCAAACGGTGGTTTAGTACCCCTTGATCCTAGAAGCATGAAATACATGGATGAAGCGATTTGAAATGTATATGAAGACAAAGATTTTTTACAAAGGGGCATTCAAAACACATTAAAACCCAACGAAATAAAACCAAATGAATATAGTGCAATTTACTATACCGGTGGGCATGGTGTAATGTGAGATTTTCCAGACAATAGTGAAATTCAAGCAATAGCTAGACAAATTTATATGAATAATGGTTATTTAGTTTCAGTGTGCCATGGAATTGCTGGTTTATTAAATCTAAAAGATGATCAAGGAAACTATATAATTGCTGGTAAAAAAATCACTGGTTTTACTACCTCAGAAGAAATTTTAGCGGGAAAGAAAAAACAAGTACCGTTTTTAAATCAAAAAATTGCAAAAAGTCGTGGTGCCATTTGACATAAGAAACGTTTTTATAAAGATTATGCCTTGATTGACAACAATATAATTACAGGACAAAATCCATTTTCTGTGCGATCAGTTGCAAAGCTACTTATTAGGGAACTAAATAATGCAAACAATCTTGGGAAGTAA
- a CDS encoding MATE efflux family protein, whose amino-acid sequence MNKTVFSKNEIKLCYDNLWKTIFIFSLPTVLVMAMTALYPILDKFIALTFVTPNVFHHQPYLDWYKEHISINNGELTYESAKIFVNLSTHFAMQIYNLLFAFAILFAIGTSITFAIKSGQSNKQQTQSLAGNALTITVLFSIVAAFFVFCLVFPQWDNIMILIQLSKKGTWIVQDLTWHYVFPMLLASPLMFVSYLLLTLLRTDGKSHAAIYITIGAIAINALFSIIFVKYGQMLLEGTMLGTIIAWIFIIIVSLICIYYNKNSYLRFHWRDLFYLHKTTIKEIFRLGFSSFINNLGAVLVSILSSAIISSLPGQFAQRQQYGLASFQLFNSAVSPWIAFFTAIALGIAQGMKTIIGYNYGAKKYLRMYQTCWYGLAIISGWLFFTLLLFIALGPQLLMAFAFPSDLVDEYRWIAVLMLMSYPCAAISFLGVSLFQGMNNARKAALCSSFRAFIVLPILMLCGYFLAHGLSDGTDQSNIYYFILLGLNDLISAIVVGIILYFFWYKHRHHIFNEVDEKDQEYLQSKKQQTSY is encoded by the coding sequence ATGAACAAAACCGTTTTTTCAAAAAACGAGATTAAGTTATGTTATGACAATTTATGAAAAACAATTTTTATTTTTTCTTTACCAACTGTCCTTGTGATGGCAATGACAGCATTATATCCAATCCTTGATAAATTTATTGCCTTAACATTTGTTACACCAAATGTTTTTCATCATCAACCATATTTGGATTGATATAAAGAACATATTTCAATTAATAATGGTGAATTAACATATGAATCAGCAAAAATTTTTGTTAATTTATCAACCCATTTTGCAATGCAAATTTATAACTTATTATTTGCTTTTGCAATTTTATTTGCGATTGGAACATCAATTACATTTGCCATTAAATCTGGGCAAAGTAATAAACAACAAACACAATCTTTAGCAGGAAATGCTTTAACAATTACCGTTTTATTTTCAATTGTTGCAGCTTTTTTTGTTTTTTGTTTAGTCTTTCCACAATGAGATAATATTATGATTTTAATTCAATTAAGTAAAAAAGGAACATGAATTGTACAAGATTTAACTTGGCATTACGTTTTTCCAATGTTACTTGCTAGTCCTTTAATGTTTGTTAGTTATTTATTATTAACATTATTACGAACAGATGGGAAAAGCCATGCTGCAATTTACATTACAATTGGAGCAATTGCAATTAATGCTTTATTTTCAATTATTTTTGTAAAATATGGTCAAATGTTATTGGAAGGAACAATGTTAGGAACAATTATTGCATGAATTTTTATTATTATTGTTTCATTAATTTGTATTTATTATAATAAGAATTCTTATTTGCGATTTCATTGACGTGATCTTTTTTATTTACATAAAACAACAATTAAGGAAATTTTTCGGTTAGGTTTTTCATCTTTTATTAATAATTTAGGTGCTGTTTTAGTTTCAATTTTATCATCAGCAATTATTTCATCGTTGCCAGGACAATTTGCTCAGCGGCAACAATATGGTTTAGCATCTTTCCAATTATTTAATAGTGCGGTAAGTCCCTGAATTGCCTTCTTTACCGCAATTGCGTTAGGGATTGCACAAGGGATGAAAACAATTATTGGTTATAACTATGGAGCGAAAAAATATTTACGAATGTATCAAACTTGTTGATATGGATTAGCAATTATTAGTGGCTGATTGTTTTTTACTCTATTATTATTTATTGCTCTTGGCCCACAATTGTTAATGGCTTTTGCTTTTCCTTCTGATTTAGTTGATGAATATCGATGAATAGCAGTTCTAATGTTAATGAGTTATCCTTGCGCTGCCATTTCATTTTTAGGTGTTTCGTTATTTCAAGGAATGAATAATGCACGGAAAGCAGCATTATGTTCTTCGTTTCGTGCCTTTATTGTGTTACCAATTTTAATGCTATGTGGATATTTCTTAGCACATGGATTATCGGATGGCACAGACCAGAGTAATATTTATTATTTTATATTATTAGGGTTAAATGATTTAATTTCAGCTATTGTTGTGGGCATTATTTTATATTTCTTTTGATATAAACATCGTCATCATATTTTTAATGAAGTTGATGAAAAAGATCAAGAATATTTACAAAGCAAAAAACAACAAACAAGTTATTAA
- a CDS encoding thymidylate synthase, translating into MRIENRVKMMEQYLKMARFILEHGQEKDDRTNTGTISYFGYQMRFNLSEGFPILTTKKIHFKSIVYELLWFIKGDTNIKYLVDHDVRIWNEWPYEKYQASSKYNNETLAEFVEKIKTDANFAAEFGDLGPVYGKQWRNFNGVDQLAKLLENLKKNPYSRRHIISAWNPAEVDEMALPPCHTLIQFYVSKDNKLSCQLYQRSADVFLGVPFNIASYALLTHLIAQVVGLDVGDFVHTLGDCHIYKNHLSQIKEQLTRSLRKLPTLKLNQTISSLFDFKFEDIMLENYDPAPLIKGTVAV; encoded by the coding sequence ATGAGAATAGAAAATAGGGTGAAAATGATGGAACAATATCTTAAAATGGCTCGTTTTATTTTGGAACACGGGCAAGAAAAAGATGATCGAACAAATACCGGAACAATTTCTTATTTTGGTTATCAAATGCGTTTTAATTTAAGCGAAGGTTTTCCAATTTTAACAACAAAAAAAATTCATTTTAAATCAATAGTTTATGAATTATTATGATTTATTAAAGGCGATACTAATATTAAATATTTAGTGGATCATGATGTTCGAATTTGAAATGAATGACCATATGAGAAATATCAAGCATCATCAAAATATAATAATGAAACATTAGCTGAATTTGTTGAAAAAATTAAAACTGATGCAAATTTTGCTGCTGAATTTGGTGATTTAGGACCGGTATATGGGAAACAATGACGAAATTTTAATGGGGTGGATCAGTTAGCAAAATTATTAGAAAATTTAAAAAAGAATCCATATTCACGTCGTCATATTATTAGTGCTTGAAATCCAGCAGAAGTTGATGAGATGGCTTTGCCACCTTGTCATACTTTAATTCAGTTTTATGTTTCAAAAGATAATAAATTAAGTTGTCAATTATATCAACGTAGTGCGGATGTTTTTTTAGGAGTTCCTTTTAATATTGCAAGTTATGCTTTATTAACCCATTTAATTGCTCAGGTTGTTGGTTTAGATGTTGGGGATTTTGTCCATACTTTAGGCGACTGTCATATTTATAAAAATCATCTTAGTCAAATTAAAGAACAATTAACACGTTCTCTACGGAAATTACCAACCTTGAAGTTAAATCAAACCATTTCTTCGTTATTTGATTTTAAATTTGAGGATATTATGCTTGAAAATTATGACCCAGCCCCATTAATTAAGGGAACTGTCGCAGTATAA